The Chryseobacterium indicum genome includes a window with the following:
- a CDS encoding four helix bundle protein has translation MKQNDLLERTFIFGVNCLKFLRSLPNDPESKLIRFQLGKSATSIGANYEESQAGSSKADFKNKVKIALREARESNFWLRVLEKLDGYDSEEFKTLLNESSELKNILAAIVNNTKL, from the coding sequence GTGAAACAGAATGATCTACTTGAAAGGACTTTTATATTTGGAGTTAATTGTCTTAAGTTTTTAAGATCACTTCCAAATGATCCTGAAAGTAAATTAATCAGATTTCAACTGGGAAAGTCAGCGACTTCAATAGGAGCAAATTATGAAGAATCTCAGGCCGGATCTTCTAAAGCTGATTTTAAAAATAAAGTAAAAATTGCTTTAAGAGAAGCCAGAGAAAGTAATTTTTGGCTTCGGGTTTTAGAAAAGCTGGATGGCTACGATTCTGAAGAATTTAAAACTTTATTAAATGAAAGTTCCGAATTGAAAAATATTTTAGCTGCAATAGTTAATAACACAAAGCTGTAA
- the rlmN gene encoding 23S rRNA (adenine(2503)-C(2))-methyltransferase RlmN gives MKDIRTLSLDQLKEYFVSLGEKPFRAKQVYDWLWSKNLHSIDEMTNLSKSLRERIAEEYTINPVSVDQLQKSTDGTIKNGVKLHDGLLVESVLIPTETRTTACVSSQVGCSLNCEFCATARLKRMRNLEVAEIVDQVALIDSQSKMYFDRPLSNIVFMGMGEPMMNYKNVVEAIRKITQPEGLGMSPRRITVSTSGIPKMIKMLADEELKVKLALSLHSAIEAKRNEIMPFSDKFPLTEIMESLQYWYKKTGSVITFEYCVWKGINDGDEDIKALIKYCKQVPSKVNLIQYNPIGDGKYDQCNKQAEENYIRQLENAGIVCVVRKSRGGDIDAACGQLANKSSD, from the coding sequence ATGAAAGACATCAGAACTTTATCACTGGACCAGCTCAAAGAATATTTTGTTTCTTTGGGAGAAAAACCGTTTCGAGCGAAGCAGGTGTACGACTGGTTGTGGAGTAAAAATCTCCACTCGATTGATGAAATGACGAATCTTTCAAAGTCTCTTCGTGAAAGAATCGCGGAAGAGTATACCATCAATCCTGTTTCTGTGGATCAGCTTCAGAAAAGTACAGACGGAACCATTAAAAACGGAGTGAAATTACACGACGGTTTATTGGTGGAATCCGTTCTTATTCCTACAGAAACCAGAACGACAGCCTGCGTTTCTTCACAGGTCGGATGTTCATTAAACTGCGAATTCTGCGCAACCGCAAGACTCAAAAGAATGAGAAATCTTGAAGTTGCCGAAATCGTGGATCAGGTTGCTTTAATCGACAGCCAGAGTAAAATGTACTTCGACAGGCCGCTTTCCAACATTGTTTTTATGGGAATGGGAGAGCCGATGATGAATTACAAGAATGTAGTAGAAGCAATCAGAAAAATTACCCAGCCGGAAGGTTTAGGAATGTCTCCGAGAAGAATTACGGTTTCTACTTCCGGAATTCCGAAGATGATCAAAATGCTTGCTGATGAAGAACTGAAAGTGAAACTGGCTTTGTCTCTTCACTCTGCTATCGAAGCGAAGCGTAATGAGATCATGCCTTTTTCCGATAAGTTTCCTTTAACGGAAATCATGGAATCTCTTCAGTACTGGTATAAAAAAACAGGCTCCGTCATTACTTTCGAATATTGTGTATGGAAAGGAATTAACGACGGAGATGAAGACATCAAAGCCTTGATTAAATATTGTAAACAGGTTCCTTCGAAAGTAAATTTAATCCAGTATAATCCCATTGGAGACGGAAAATATGACCAGTGCAACAAGCAGGCAGAGGAAAATTATATCCGCCAGCTTGAAAATGCCGGAATTGTCTGTGTGGTAAGAAAAAGCCGTGGCGGAGATATTGATGCAGCCTGCGGACAGCTTGCCAATAAGTCTTCGGATTAA
- a CDS encoding sterol desaturase family protein, which produces MMDYFMDENGLESVYSWAIPVHAAVILAEMIYSHVSEAKLYDKKDVATSVYLALMNFGLDLLMKGFAMFVMFFFYNHRFFTWEFTIWYWLICFVVTDFAYYVLHYVDHHSRAFWAVHITHHNSEYFNLTTGFRSPVLQPLYRYLYFSPLAFLGFNPWHIMVVYAIGQVYGTWVHTQTVKSMGFLEYILVTPSHHRVHHACNIKYLDRNMGMCLIIWDKIFGTFEKEDPDVPVKYGIYPKMPNDRPDTVLLYEWRKIWKDIKQPGLKFSDRINYIFNSPGWRHDGTGKTVRQYQKDYWARKSKNKDQVQKKSA; this is translated from the coding sequence ATGATGGATTACTTTATGGATGAAAATGGATTGGAAAGTGTCTACTCATGGGCAATTCCTGTTCACGCTGCTGTTATTTTAGCCGAAATGATTTACAGCCATGTTTCCGAGGCTAAATTATATGATAAAAAAGACGTTGCAACAAGTGTTTATTTGGCACTGATGAACTTCGGGCTGGATCTTTTAATGAAAGGATTTGCCATGTTTGTCATGTTTTTCTTTTACAATCATAGATTTTTCACGTGGGAATTTACGATCTGGTATTGGCTGATCTGTTTTGTGGTAACGGATTTTGCGTACTACGTTCTTCATTATGTAGATCATCATTCCAGAGCTTTCTGGGCGGTTCATATTACGCACCATAACTCGGAATATTTCAATTTGACCACAGGTTTCAGAAGTCCGGTTTTACAGCCTCTATACAGATATTTGTACTTTTCGCCACTGGCTTTTTTAGGATTCAATCCGTGGCACATTATGGTGGTTTATGCGATTGGTCAGGTTTATGGAACGTGGGTTCATACGCAGACTGTAAAAAGTATGGGGTTTCTGGAATATATCTTGGTAACGCCCTCTCATCACCGTGTTCATCATGCATGTAACATCAAATATCTTGACAGAAATATGGGAATGTGCCTTATTATCTGGGACAAAATTTTCGGAACTTTTGAAAAAGAAGATCCTGATGTTCCTGTAAAGTACGGTATTTATCCAAAAATGCCGAATGACAGACCAGACACGGTTTTGTTATACGAATGGAGAAAAATTTGGAAAGATATTAAACAGCCGGGACTGAAATTTTCAGATCGTATTAATTATATTTTTAATTCTCCGGGATGGCGGCACGACGGAACCGGAAAAACAGTAAGACAATATCAAAAAGATTATTGGGCAAGAAAAAGCAAAAATAAAGATCAGGTTCAGAAGAAATCTGCTTAG
- a CDS encoding polyprenyl synthetase family protein, with translation MANTVEEIKRPINEEMKLFEQKFYESMQSKVPLLDKVTRFIVTTKGKQMRPMFVFLCAKLVGDVNEKTYRGASMIELIHTATLVHDDVVDESFKRRNFFSINALWKNKIAVLVGDYLLSKSVLLSTDHKDYDLLGVISRTIREMSEGELLQLEKARKLDITEDVYYEIIRQKTATLIAACCEIGVLSNNADEVLAKKMMDFGTYTGMAFQIKDDLFDYLTSNVIGKPVGIDIKEQKMTLPLIHTLKTANEKDRKYYFNTIKRYNNDQKRVKELINFVKSSGGLDYAITVMKDFQQKAIDILNEFPDSEAKKSLRIMLDYVIERKF, from the coding sequence GTGGCGAACACCGTTGAAGAAATCAAGCGACCGATCAATGAGGAAATGAAACTTTTCGAGCAGAAGTTTTATGAATCCATGCAGAGCAAAGTACCTTTACTAGATAAAGTCACTCGTTTTATTGTTACCACAAAAGGAAAGCAGATGCGTCCGATGTTTGTCTTTCTCTGTGCAAAATTAGTCGGCGATGTCAACGAAAAAACATATCGCGGAGCCTCCATGATCGAGCTGATTCACACGGCAACTCTCGTGCATGATGATGTGGTGGATGAAAGTTTTAAGCGTCGTAATTTCTTTTCAATCAACGCATTGTGGAAAAATAAGATTGCTGTTTTGGTGGGAGATTATCTTTTATCCAAATCTGTTTTATTATCCACAGATCATAAAGACTACGATTTATTAGGCGTTATTTCAAGAACCATCCGCGAAATGTCTGAAGGCGAACTTCTTCAGTTGGAAAAAGCCAGAAAACTGGATATTACGGAAGACGTATATTATGAAATTATCCGTCAGAAAACAGCGACTTTAATTGCTGCGTGCTGCGAAATCGGCGTCTTGTCGAATAATGCAGATGAAGTTCTGGCTAAAAAAATGATGGATTTCGGAACTTATACCGGAATGGCATTCCAGATCAAAGATGACCTTTTTGATTATTTAACTTCAAACGTTATCGGAAAACCTGTAGGAATTGATATTAAGGAGCAGAAAATGACGCTGCCCCTGATCCATACTTTGAAAACAGCAAACGAGAAAGACCGCAAATACTATTTCAATACCATTAAACGTTACAATAACGATCAGAAACGCGTAAAAGAGCTGATTAATTTTGTTAAAAGCTCCGGAGGTCTGGATTATGCGATTACCGTAATGAAAGACTTTCAGCAAAAAGCAATTGATATTCTGAACGAATTTCCCGATTCTGAAGCAAAAAAATCATTGCGGATTATGCTTGATTACGTAATTGAAAGAAAATTTTAA
- a CDS encoding alpha-ketoacid dehydrogenase subunit alpha/beta, producing the protein MQTTYIETQQISFQDFKNQILEDYKLGRISREMSYLGRREVLTGKAKFGIFGDGKELPQLAMAKVFRDGDFRSGYYRDQTFALAVNALTVESFFAQLYADTSVEREPASAGRQMNGHFATRSLNEDGSWKDLTAQKNISSDISPTAGQMPRLLGLAQASKIYKTVKFEGSEKFSREGNEIAFGTIGDASTAEGHFWETLNAACALQVPMVVSIWDDGYGISVPTKNQRAKADIAEMLSGFQRKEGENQGCEIIQVKAWDYPALLDAYARAEQFARVESVPVVVHVIEVTQPQGHSTSGSHERYKNEERLAWESQFDGLVKFREWILNYSIEIEGKEEVLATAEELDAIDNEAKKTVKAGQKQAWENYQKTITDLIASVLPLVENLKGQNAEIENYISQFNKLVSKAKKDVFHLVRKSLLATRGNNSAERNQLMQKYNEIFEVEKDNYSSHLYSQSQWKAKNVKEIKPIYSDASEDVDGRVVVRNNFDKIFEKYPETLVFGEDAGNIGDVNQGLEGMQEKYGDVRIADTGIREATILGQGIGMAMRGLRPIAEIQYLDYILYCLQGMSDDLATVQYRTKGGQKSPVIIRTRGHRLEGVWHSGSPMAGILNLSKGILVLVPRNLTKAAGFYNTMLQSDDPAVIVECLNGYRLKEKQPDNLGEFTVPVGKIEVTKEGKDVTLVTYGSTWRIVMEAAEELEKLGISAEVIDVQSLIPFDLTHEIAESVKKTNRLVVIDEDVEGGTSAFILQQILEKQKAFRFLDSDPLTISANDHRPAYASDGDYFSKPSADDMVEKIYTMFNETNPQKYPAIF; encoded by the coding sequence ATGCAGACAACCTATATTGAAACACAGCAAATTTCCTTTCAAGATTTTAAAAATCAGATACTTGAAGATTATAAATTAGGAAGGATTTCTCGTGAAATGTCCTACTTGGGAAGAAGAGAAGTTCTTACGGGAAAAGCTAAGTTTGGTATTTTTGGGGACGGAAAAGAGCTTCCTCAGCTTGCAATGGCGAAAGTTTTCAGAGATGGAGACTTCCGTTCGGGATATTACAGAGATCAGACCTTTGCATTGGCTGTAAATGCGTTGACTGTTGAAAGTTTTTTTGCACAATTGTATGCAGATACTAGCGTGGAAAGAGAACCTGCTTCAGCCGGAAGACAGATGAACGGCCACTTTGCAACAAGAAGTTTAAATGAAGACGGAAGCTGGAAAGATTTAACGGCTCAGAAAAATATTTCTTCCGACATTTCTCCTACTGCGGGACAAATGCCTAGATTATTAGGGTTGGCTCAGGCTTCTAAAATTTATAAAACCGTAAAATTCGAAGGCTCTGAAAAGTTTTCCAGAGAAGGAAACGAGATTGCATTCGGAACCATTGGTGATGCTTCTACAGCGGAAGGTCATTTTTGGGAAACTTTGAATGCAGCCTGTGCGCTTCAGGTTCCAATGGTAGTTTCGATCTGGGACGACGGGTACGGAATTTCTGTTCCTACGAAAAACCAGAGAGCAAAAGCCGATATCGCTGAAATGCTGAGCGGTTTCCAGAGAAAAGAAGGAGAAAACCAAGGATGTGAAATCATTCAGGTGAAAGCTTGGGATTATCCTGCACTTTTGGATGCTTATGCTAGAGCAGAACAGTTTGCAAGAGTAGAAAGCGTTCCGGTAGTGGTTCATGTGATTGAAGTTACACAGCCTCAAGGTCACTCCACTTCAGGATCTCACGAAAGATATAAAAATGAAGAGCGTCTGGCTTGGGAATCGCAGTTTGACGGATTGGTAAAATTCAGAGAATGGATTTTAAACTATTCCATCGAAATTGAAGGAAAAGAAGAAGTTCTGGCAACAGCAGAAGAACTGGATGCTATTGATAATGAAGCGAAAAAAACGGTAAAAGCAGGACAGAAACAGGCTTGGGAAAATTACCAGAAAACAATTACAGACTTAATCGCTTCCGTTTTACCTTTGGTTGAAAATCTTAAAGGACAAAATGCTGAAATTGAAAATTACATCAGCCAATTCAATAAACTCGTTTCAAAAGCAAAGAAAGATGTTTTCCATTTGGTAAGAAAATCTTTACTGGCAACAAGAGGAAACAATTCTGCGGAAAGAAACCAACTGATGCAGAAATACAACGAGATCTTTGAGGTTGAAAAAGACAATTATTCTTCTCATCTATATTCTCAGTCTCAGTGGAAAGCGAAAAACGTAAAAGAAATTAAGCCCATTTATTCCGACGCTTCTGAAGATGTGGACGGAAGAGTAGTGGTAAGAAACAATTTCGATAAAATATTCGAAAAATATCCTGAAACTTTAGTCTTTGGTGAAGATGCCGGAAACATCGGTGACGTAAACCAGGGTCTTGAAGGAATGCAGGAAAAATACGGTGATGTTCGTATTGCCGATACCGGAATCCGTGAAGCAACCATTCTAGGACAGGGAATCGGAATGGCAATGAGAGGTTTAAGACCAATTGCCGAAATCCAGTATCTTGATTATATTCTGTACTGTTTGCAGGGAATGAGCGATGATTTGGCAACGGTTCAGTACAGAACAAAAGGTGGTCAGAAATCACCGGTTATCATCAGAACGAGAGGTCACAGACTGGAAGGAGTTTGGCATTCAGGTTCTCCAATGGCGGGAATTCTGAATCTTTCAAAAGGAATTCTGGTATTGGTTCCGAGAAACTTAACCAAAGCTGCTGGATTCTACAACACCATGCTTCAGAGCGATGATCCGGCTGTAATCGTTGAATGTTTAAATGGGTATAGATTGAAAGAAAAGCAGCCTGATAATTTAGGTGAATTCACTGTTCCTGTCGGAAAAATCGAGGTAACAAAAGAAGGAAAAGATGTTACTTTGGTTACTTACGGTTCTACATGGAGAATTGTAATGGAAGCAGCTGAAGAACTTGAAAAATTGGGAATTTCTGCGGAAGTAATTGATGTTCAGTCATTAATTCCTTTTGATTTAACACACGAAATTGCAGAATCTGTAAAGAAAACAAACCGATTGGTTGTGATTGATGAAGATGTGGAAGGCGGAACTTCAGCGTTTATTCTTCAGCAGATTTTAGAAAAACAAAAAGCGTTCAGATTCTTAGATTCTGATCCGTTGACAATTTCTGCAAACGATCACAGACCTGCGTATGCAAGTGACGGAGATTATTTCAGCAAACCTTCTGCGGATGATATGGTTGAAAAAATCTATACAATGTTTAACGAAACAAATCCTCAGAAATATCCTGCGATATTTTAA
- a CDS encoding winged helix-turn-helix transcriptional regulator — translation MKKNELMQYSCPLGKAMSALGSKWKPIIVLVIKDRKLRFGELAARINVISRKVLTDQLREMESDGLVIREEFKEIPPRVEYSLTEKGLALLPILYQLEEWETKYHVYDPEKKKDCKMILEGKKIKKVISL, via the coding sequence ATGAAAAAGAACGAATTAATGCAATACAGTTGTCCTTTAGGAAAAGCAATGTCCGCTCTGGGAAGCAAATGGAAGCCCATCATTGTTTTGGTGATTAAAGACCGGAAACTGCGTTTTGGAGAATTGGCGGCGAGGATTAATGTGATCTCCAGAAAAGTTCTGACCGATCAGCTTAGAGAAATGGAATCCGATGGTTTGGTAATTCGTGAGGAGTTTAAAGAAATTCCTCCAAGAGTTGAATATTCACTCACAGAGAAAGGATTGGCTCTCCTTCCGATTTTATATCAATTGGAAGAATGGGAAACGAAATATCATGTGTATGATCCTGAGAAAAAGAAGGATTGTAAAATGATTTTGGAAGGGAAGAAAATAAAAAAAGTTATTTCTCTATAA
- a CDS encoding NADH:flavin oxidoreductase has product MSTESLFQPFKYKNLELKNRIVMAPMTRAQSDNGVPTQQITDYYARRAASEVGLILSEGTVINRPGSKNLQNIPDFYGTEALNGWKNVIDAVHENGGKMGPQIWHVGDTRMSEDYPSVEMEKASAMTLEDIQDTIAQFAASAKSAKDLGFDVLEIHGAHGYLIDQFFWDVTNTRTDEYGGKTLKERSRFAVDVVKAIRAAVGEDFTIIIRLSQWKQQDYSVKLANTPEEMEEWLLPLKEAGVDIFHCSQRRFWEAEFEGSDLNFAGWAKKITGQPTITVGSVGLEGDFMAAFGGHGTEKADLTELTKRLERGDFDLVAVGRALLQDPEWVKKVKEEKTDELQDFKAESMAILY; this is encoded by the coding sequence ATGAGCACAGAATCATTATTTCAACCTTTTAAATACAAGAATTTAGAACTTAAAAATAGAATCGTAATGGCTCCGATGACGAGAGCACAATCCGATAACGGAGTTCCTACGCAGCAAATCACAGATTATTATGCAAGAAGAGCGGCTTCCGAAGTGGGATTAATTCTTTCGGAAGGAACGGTAATTAACAGACCTGGTTCAAAAAACTTACAGAATATCCCTGATTTTTACGGAACAGAAGCATTGAACGGCTGGAAAAACGTAATCGATGCAGTTCATGAAAACGGAGGAAAAATGGGACCACAAATCTGGCACGTTGGAGACACAAGAATGTCAGAAGATTATCCTTCGGTTGAGATGGAAAAAGCTTCTGCCATGACGTTGGAAGACATTCAGGATACGATTGCTCAGTTTGCGGCTTCTGCAAAATCTGCGAAAGATCTTGGATTCGATGTTTTGGAAATTCACGGAGCGCATGGTTATCTCATCGATCAGTTTTTTTGGGATGTAACCAATACAAGAACCGATGAATACGGAGGTAAAACCCTGAAAGAAAGAAGCAGATTTGCGGTAGATGTGGTGAAAGCAATCAGAGCTGCGGTTGGTGAAGATTTCACGATTATTATTCGTCTTTCTCAGTGGAAACAGCAGGATTATTCTGTAAAACTTGCGAATACACCGGAAGAAATGGAAGAGTGGTTATTGCCATTAAAAGAAGCGGGAGTTGATATTTTCCACTGCTCTCAAAGACGTTTCTGGGAAGCAGAATTCGAAGGCTCTGATCTTAACTTCGCAGGCTGGGCAAAAAAAATTACCGGACAGCCAACCATTACTGTAGGTTCTGTAGGTCTTGAAGGAGATTTTATGGCGGCTTTCGGAGGACACGGAACTGAAAAAGCAGATTTAACAGAACTTACAAAAAGACTCGAAAGGGGAGATTTTGATCTTGTTGCTGTTGGTCGAGCGCTTTTACAGGATCCGGAATGGGTGAAGAAAGTCAAGGAAGAAAAGACAGACGAGCTTCAGGATTTCAAAGCAGAAAGCATGGCAATACTTTATTAA
- a CDS encoding bacteriocin-like protein, with translation MRNLRKLPKSDLKKINGGNAPECPANTVECYYPPKNGIPGYWKCVSVTFGCPN, from the coding sequence ATGAGAAATCTAAGAAAATTACCAAAATCTGATTTGAAAAAAATCAACGGAGGAAATGCTCCGGAATGTCCAGCAAACACTGTAGAGTGTTACTATCCGCCAAAAAATGGAATTCCGGGATACTGGAAATGTGTTTCCGTTACTTTTGGATGTCCTAATTAA
- a CDS encoding aminopeptidase C, with translation MKNSKFVSLLFVLSAGSMMFAQDDLINKLKNNQSQNANFQFTTLKDVGATSVKNQGSSGTCWSYSGNSFLESEMQRMGKKPVDLAEIYTARNSYHDKAKLYVLNNGAISWGDGGELHDVINMYKKYGAVPQDVYTGLKQGQSLNNFSEMQGKLKPVLDSLVQAGSKGKLTDNWMSSVDAILDEYLGKVPANFTYEGKSYTPQTFAKEVVGINPEDYVELSSYKDYPYYQKFVVPIPDNWSHDSDWNVPMKDLTAIIDNAVKKGYSVGWATDVSEPYFSYKNGVAYVPDMDLDQITKENKGTLFTEPKKDKMITEDMRQKALNNLSTTDDHGMHIVGLAKDQSGKEYYMVKNSWGVTNDFEGYIYVTRPYVEYKSTAILVHKDALPKSIKKQLKPTKNIGL, from the coding sequence ATGAAAAATTCAAAATTTGTGTCATTACTTTTTGTTTTGTCTGCAGGAAGTATGATGTTTGCACAGGATGACTTAATCAACAAGTTAAAAAACAACCAATCTCAGAATGCCAATTTCCAGTTTACCACGCTGAAAGATGTGGGTGCGACTTCGGTAAAGAATCAGGGTTCTTCGGGAACCTGCTGGAGCTACTCGGGAAACTCTTTCCTTGAGTCTGAGATGCAGAGAATGGGCAAAAAACCGGTTGATCTGGCGGAGATATACACTGCAAGGAATTCTTACCACGATAAAGCCAAATTATACGTTCTGAATAATGGCGCGATCAGTTGGGGAGACGGCGGAGAACTACACGACGTAATCAATATGTATAAAAAATACGGAGCGGTTCCACAGGATGTTTACACAGGTTTGAAGCAGGGGCAGAGTTTAAATAATTTCTCTGAAATGCAGGGAAAATTGAAGCCTGTTCTGGACAGTTTGGTTCAGGCTGGTTCTAAAGGAAAACTGACGGACAACTGGATGTCTTCCGTTGATGCCATTCTAGATGAATATCTTGGAAAAGTTCCTGCCAACTTTACATATGAAGGGAAATCTTACACGCCACAAACTTTTGCGAAAGAGGTTGTAGGAATCAATCCAGAAGATTATGTAGAACTTTCTTCTTACAAGGATTATCCGTATTACCAGAAATTTGTAGTTCCGATTCCTGATAACTGGAGCCATGATTCTGACTGGAATGTACCGATGAAAGATTTAACGGCAATTATCGACAATGCTGTAAAGAAAGGATATTCTGTAGGTTGGGCAACGGATGTTTCTGAGCCTTATTTCTCTTATAAAAATGGGGTTGCTTATGTTCCGGACATGGATCTGGATCAGATTACAAAAGAAAATAAAGGAACTTTATTCACAGAACCGAAAAAAGACAAGATGATTACTGAAGATATGCGTCAGAAGGCTTTGAATAATCTTTCTACAACGGATGATCATGGAATGCACATCGTAGGACTGGCGAAAGATCAGTCGGGAAAAGAATATTATATGGTGAAAAATTCCTGGGGTGTAACGAATGATTTTGAAGGGTATATTTACGTAACAAGACCTTATGTAGAATACAAATCGACAGCAATTCTGGTTCATAAGGATGCGCTTCCTAAGTCAATTAAAAAGCAACTGAAACCAACAAAAAATATTGGTCTCTAA